One genomic window of Halobellus limi includes the following:
- the tenA gene encoding thiaminase II — protein sequence MGFSDHLLETGESLWDAQKRHPFVRELADGSLDEAAFRTWLEQDYLYLLDYARTFAILGTKATDEGTMAHCFEVANAIVDEEMDLHRSFAAEHGLTAADLTDVRKTPTCEAYTDFLLRTARGSPLPVGAAAIFPCGRGYLDVAEHMADRADGEHRYTPFIEKYTSEAFRESVAWMRGLVDRCAEEHPSLREEMEAAFRRSAELEHAFWEMAYTEERWPHERAGPEVV from the coding sequence ATGGGCTTCAGCGACCACCTCCTCGAAACCGGGGAGAGTCTCTGGGACGCACAGAAGCGACACCCGTTCGTCCGCGAGCTGGCCGACGGCAGCCTCGACGAGGCGGCGTTCCGAACCTGGCTCGAACAGGACTACCTGTACCTGCTCGACTACGCGCGGACGTTCGCGATCCTCGGGACGAAGGCGACCGACGAGGGGACGATGGCGCACTGTTTCGAGGTGGCGAACGCCATCGTCGACGAGGAGATGGACCTCCACCGGTCCTTCGCCGCCGAGCACGGCCTCACCGCCGCGGACCTCACGGACGTTCGGAAGACGCCGACGTGCGAGGCGTACACCGACTTCCTGCTCCGGACGGCGCGAGGGAGTCCCCTTCCGGTGGGCGCGGCGGCCATCTTCCCCTGTGGACGGGGGTACCTCGACGTTGCCGAGCATATGGCCGACCGCGCCGACGGCGAGCACCGATACACGCCCTTCATCGAGAAGTACACGAGCGAGGCGTTCCGCGAGTCCGTCGCCTGGATGCGCGGGTTGGTCGACCGCTGCGCCGAGGAGCATCCGTCGCTCCGCGAGGAGATGGAGGCCGCCTTCCGCCGGAGCGCCGAACTCGAACACGCCTTCTGGGAGATGGCCTACACCGAGGAGCGGTGGCCGCACGAGCGAGCGGGTCCGGAGGTGGTCTAG
- a CDS encoding cyclase family protein, giving the protein MHVDLTHPIETGMQTYPGDPDVAVHDHASHDADGYRVSSVDLGSHTGTHVDAPSHVVPDGKTLDDYPLDRFVFDAVRVDCRDLGAREPIPAARVPATEAECLVLWTGWDDHWGSDRYADHPYLSPAAARRCADRGLAVASDTLNPDPTPTPAADDGEPEGFAAHHALLEADCLVLENLTGLDAVEDRFELRAYPLALGGDGAPVRAVGVV; this is encoded by the coding sequence ATGCACGTCGATTTGACCCATCCGATCGAGACGGGAATGCAGACGTATCCGGGGGACCCGGACGTGGCAGTTCACGACCACGCGTCGCACGACGCCGACGGCTACCGCGTCTCGTCGGTCGACCTGGGCAGCCACACGGGAACGCACGTCGACGCCCCCTCGCACGTGGTTCCGGACGGAAAGACGCTCGACGACTACCCCCTCGACCGGTTCGTCTTCGACGCGGTGCGCGTCGACTGCCGGGACCTCGGCGCGCGCGAACCGATCCCCGCAGCGCGCGTTCCCGCGACCGAGGCGGAGTGTCTGGTGCTCTGGACCGGCTGGGACGACCACTGGGGGTCCGACCGATACGCCGATCACCCGTACCTTTCGCCGGCGGCCGCACGGCGGTGTGCCGATCGGGGACTGGCCGTCGCCTCCGACACGCTGAACCCCGATCCGACGCCGACGCCGGCGGCCGACGACGGCGAACCGGAGGGGTTCGCCGCCCACCACGCGCTGCTCGAGGCCGACTGTCTCGTCCTGGAGAACCTCACCGGTCTGGATGCGGTCGAAGACCGGTTCGAACTCCGGGCCTACCCCCTGGCGCTCGGCGGCGACGGTGCCCCCGTCAGGGCGGTCGGGGTCGTCTGA
- a CDS encoding sodium:solute symporter family transporter has product MTQLTGAGLLAAWGVAMIALSYYIYQRQSVNDTEEFITAGGRAQVGLTTASFAVTWMWAGDILGVPQYVGITGVAGTWMYAAPAVLSSFVVIPFALRMRKLFPQGLTYSEYFIERFGKWAHLVVIFVILYTMVLGGVIQLFVGGTVIGGLTGIDPNIVMAVLMGVIGVYILLGGLWGSMTTDFVQFVSALVLTLVFVPLLLLETGGPGQVYDQMVANLGSQASSFLSMANLNAIEGLFLPYALGLGVWGVVSLATWQRVFAVRRDKTSRFLTIGGIGVFTTIAMYSVIGFVGLAAFTDVAPGNLSIEALGLLPDWAAILFLLVALMVLGSSVDSYLTAIASLTSRDIYYRHLDTGASDEQQLRVARAASIGFAVVIFVATVFALGSISFVQLLLIGGIGASALVGPFALSLFWKKTSQAGFVSGVVVSQVVTGYLLAASYGVVVSTPALKLWEIMAVGHLVSTGLAAALSAAAPDDFRFDSIAQKGSEIAADGGVDGGEDR; this is encoded by the coding sequence GTGACGCAACTCACGGGCGCCGGGCTCTTGGCGGCCTGGGGGGTCGCGATGATCGCGCTGAGTTACTACATCTACCAGCGGCAGTCGGTGAACGACACGGAGGAGTTCATCACCGCCGGCGGGCGAGCCCAGGTCGGGCTGACGACGGCCTCGTTCGCCGTGACCTGGATGTGGGCGGGCGACATCCTCGGCGTGCCACAGTACGTCGGCATCACCGGCGTCGCGGGCACCTGGATGTACGCCGCCCCCGCCGTGCTCTCCTCGTTCGTGGTCATCCCCTTCGCGCTGCGGATGCGCAAGCTCTTCCCGCAGGGACTGACCTACAGCGAGTACTTCATCGAGCGGTTCGGCAAGTGGGCGCATCTGGTCGTGATCTTCGTGATCCTGTACACGATGGTTCTCGGCGGGGTGATCCAGCTGTTCGTCGGCGGGACGGTCATCGGTGGACTGACCGGCATCGACCCCAACATCGTGATGGCGGTTCTGATGGGCGTCATCGGGGTGTACATCCTCCTCGGCGGCCTCTGGGGGTCGATGACGACCGACTTCGTCCAGTTCGTCAGCGCGCTGGTGTTGACGCTGGTCTTCGTCCCGCTCCTGCTGCTCGAAACGGGAGGACCGGGCCAGGTGTACGACCAGATGGTCGCGAACCTCGGGTCGCAGGCGTCGTCGTTCCTCTCGATGGCGAATCTCAACGCCATCGAGGGGCTGTTCCTCCCCTACGCGCTCGGGCTGGGCGTGTGGGGCGTCGTCTCGCTCGCGACCTGGCAGCGCGTGTTCGCCGTCCGCCGCGACAAGACCTCGCGGTTCCTCACGATCGGCGGGATCGGCGTGTTCACGACCATCGCGATGTACTCCGTCATCGGGTTCGTCGGCCTCGCGGCGTTCACCGACGTCGCGCCGGGCAACCTCTCGATCGAGGCGCTCGGCCTGCTGCCCGACTGGGCGGCGATCCTGTTCCTGCTCGTGGCGCTTATGGTCCTGGGATCGTCCGTCGACTCGTACCTGACGGCCATCGCCAGCCTCACCTCGCGTGACATCTACTACCGACACCTCGACACCGGGGCGTCGGACGAGCAGCAACTCCGGGTCGCCCGCGCCGCTTCGATCGGGTTCGCGGTCGTGATCTTCGTGGCCACGGTGTTCGCGCTCGGTTCGATCAGCTTCGTGCAACTGCTCCTCATCGGCGGCATCGGCGCGTCCGCGCTCGTCGGCCCGTTCGCGCTCTCGCTGTTCTGGAAGAAGACCTCGCAGGCCGGGTTCGTCTCCGGCGTCGTCGTCTCACAGGTCGTGACGGGGTACCTGCTCGCGGCGAGTTACGGCGTCGTTGTCAGCACGCCGGCGCTCAAACTGTGGGAGATAATGGCCGTCGGCCACCTGGTGTCGACGGGGCTCGCCGCCGCCCTCAGCGCGGCCGCCCCCGACGACTTCCGGTTCGATTCGATCGCTCAGAAGGGCTCAGAGATCGCTGCCGACGGCGGCGTCGACGGAGGTGAGGACCGATGA
- a CDS encoding NrpR regulatory domain-containing protein, with amino-acid sequence MATGGERRRYDLLRLIDENEPIGSIRLVDLMQQRGYSIKDRTIRLMLSELDEENLTEKVTGKGRRLTPEGREELRRGDVSGRFERIRERIATLTSEVTYDPSEDGGEVVFGSGRVPADRVDDAFALLTALHRSSVGPVPVSLIETDSESEVEIAAPSSITLDGILLSRGINARLVTGGLVEYDGEIDRYIDAISGEGSTMDVVRLLVEAGRTDVDAILEEREGILIVDSREFPLTRFDEARDLSTAARDQLGGVLDFRRPRETGQIPAGRSGWEFASLTYGGVSEAAFALLYEHDLLRKWESLGGVRPRSAFEPAPTLRERL; translated from the coding sequence ATGGCCACCGGTGGAGAGAGGCGACGGTACGATCTGCTCCGCCTCATCGACGAGAACGAACCGATCGGGAGCATCCGGCTCGTCGATCTGATGCAACAGCGCGGCTACTCGATCAAGGACCGGACGATCCGCCTGATGCTGTCGGAACTCGACGAGGAGAACCTCACGGAGAAAGTCACCGGAAAGGGGCGGCGGTTGACGCCCGAGGGACGCGAGGAACTCCGGCGCGGGGACGTGAGCGGTCGGTTCGAGCGGATCCGCGAGCGGATCGCCACCCTGACGAGCGAGGTCACCTACGACCCCTCCGAGGACGGCGGCGAAGTGGTGTTCGGCTCCGGTCGAGTGCCGGCCGACCGGGTCGACGACGCGTTCGCGTTGCTGACCGCGCTCCACCGGTCGTCCGTGGGTCCGGTCCCCGTCTCGTTGATCGAGACCGACTCCGAGTCCGAGGTGGAGATCGCGGCCCCGTCGAGCATCACGCTGGACGGAATCCTCCTCTCCCGCGGGATCAACGCTCGGCTCGTCACCGGCGGTCTCGTCGAATACGACGGCGAAATCGACCGCTACATCGACGCCATCAGCGGGGAGGGCTCGACGATGGACGTCGTTCGCCTGCTCGTCGAGGCCGGTCGGACGGACGTCGACGCGATCCTCGAGGAACGCGAGGGGATCCTGATCGTCGACAGCCGGGAGTTTCCGCTGACCCGGTTCGACGAGGCGCGGGACCTCTCGACGGCCGCACGGGACCAACTGGGCGGCGTGCTCGACTTCCGTCGTCCTCGGGAGACCGGCCAGATCCCGGCCGGTCGGTCCGGTTGGGAGTTCGCCTCGCTCACCTACGGCGGCGTCAGCGAGGCGGCGTTCGCGCTGCTGTACGAACACGACCTACTACGGAAGTGGGAGTCGCTGGGCGGAGTACGACCGCGGAGCGCGTTCGAACCGGCGCCGACGCTCCGCGAACGGCTGTGA
- a CDS encoding aspartate aminotransferase family protein: protein MSQQTDSPPSNERVEAQYDEYLMPIWKNLNVPIKRASGSTVEDFDGNEYLDVFSGISVTNAGHNNEAVVEAAKAQLDEFVHGCTYVHPNQPAAALAERLAEVTPGDLQKTFFCNSGTEAVEGAIKLARKYTGSKEVLALEMSFHGRTLGSLALTGNKSYKADMAPTINDVAHVAPPYAYRCQMCDGGPCSCACAEDVERVIETHTADDLAAVVVEPVMGEGGIIVPPEGWLSRVKEIAHDHGALLVVDEVQAGYGRTGEMWASDHFDVVPDIMPQAKGIANGLPLGAFTASSEVADAFEAGDHLSTFGGNPVACAAALATIDELEGGLIENASEQGAWLSDRLAELEADYDVVGDARGLGLMQGIELVDPDETGPMGVAPAPDAELAKSVGKHLRERGIIIGVGGFHKNVMRFQPPLSISRDQLERAVEGLRTAVEATRDGGA, encoded by the coding sequence ATGTCACAGCAAACAGACTCACCACCGTCGAACGAGCGGGTCGAAGCACAGTACGACGAGTATCTGATGCCCATCTGGAAGAATCTCAACGTTCCGATCAAGCGCGCGTCCGGGAGCACGGTCGAGGACTTCGACGGCAACGAGTACCTCGACGTGTTTTCGGGGATCTCGGTGACCAACGCGGGCCACAACAACGAGGCCGTCGTCGAGGCGGCCAAAGCGCAACTCGACGAGTTCGTCCACGGGTGCACGTACGTCCATCCGAACCAGCCGGCCGCGGCGCTGGCGGAGCGACTCGCGGAGGTCACGCCCGGCGACCTCCAGAAGACGTTCTTCTGTAACTCCGGCACCGAGGCGGTCGAGGGCGCGATCAAACTCGCGCGGAAGTACACCGGCTCGAAGGAGGTGCTGGCCCTGGAGATGTCGTTCCACGGCCGCACGCTCGGCTCGCTCGCGCTGACGGGCAACAAGTCCTACAAGGCGGACATGGCCCCGACGATCAACGACGTCGCACACGTCGCGCCGCCGTACGCCTACCGCTGTCAGATGTGCGACGGCGGGCCGTGCTCGTGCGCCTGCGCCGAGGACGTCGAACGCGTGATCGAGACGCACACCGCCGACGACCTGGCGGCCGTCGTCGTCGAGCCCGTGATGGGCGAGGGCGGAATCATCGTTCCGCCGGAGGGGTGGCTCTCGCGCGTCAAGGAGATCGCGCACGATCACGGCGCGCTCCTCGTCGTCGACGAGGTGCAGGCCGGGTACGGCCGGACCGGCGAGATGTGGGCCTCGGACCACTTCGACGTGGTCCCCGACATCATGCCGCAGGCGAAGGGCATCGCGAACGGCCTCCCGCTCGGCGCGTTCACGGCCAGCTCGGAGGTCGCGGACGCGTTCGAGGCCGGCGACCACCTGTCGACGTTCGGCGGCAACCCCGTCGCGTGCGCCGCCGCGCTGGCGACGATCGACGAACTCGAGGGCGGCCTGATCGAGAACGCGAGCGAACAGGGCGCGTGGCTGAGCGACCGGCTCGCGGAACTGGAAGCGGACTACGACGTCGTCGGCGACGCGCGGGGACTGGGGTTGATGCAGGGCATCGAACTCGTCGATCCCGACGAGACCGGACCGATGGGCGTCGCGCCCGCCCCGGACGCCGAACTCGCGAAGTCGGTCGGAAAGCACCTCCGAGAGCGGGGGATCATCATCGGCGTCGGCGGCTTCCACAAGAACGTGATGCGGTTCCAGCCGCCGCTGTCGATCTCCCGCGACCAGCTCGAACGCGCCGTCGAGGGGCTCCGGACGGCCGTCGAGGCGACCCGCGACGGGGGCGCGTGA